One Proteinivorax tanatarense DNA segment encodes these proteins:
- the hcp gene encoding hydroxylamine reductase, whose amino-acid sequence MFCHQCQEAAKGTGCDVAGVCGKSSEVSNLQDLLIHVLKGVAEYNQQARKAGLNRPETDRIVMDSLFTTITNANFDDESISKRIEKVITERDAIKETLQKEGKLEDKNYKDFATWIGSRSEFAQKAAQPEVGILATENEDVRSLRSLILFGLKGMAAYAEHADNLGHRSEEISAFIEKALVAIEDETLSADDLIALTLETGKYGVDVMALLDQANTSKYGNPEITEVNIGVRNNPAILVSGHDLKDFEELLEQTEGTGVDVYTHSEMLPANYYPAFKKYDHFVGNYGNAWWKQKEEFKSFNGPVLFTTNCIVPPSADYADRIYTTGATGYPGFKHFEDRKDGKTKDFTEIIEHAKRLPAPTEIENGKIVGGFAHNQVMQLADKVVDAVKSGAIKQFFVMAGCDGRMKSRNYYTDFAKELPQDTVILTAGCAKYKYNKLDLGDIGGIPRVLDAGQCNDSYSLAVIALKLKEVFELNDINDLPISYNIAWYEQKAVIVLLALLHLGVKNIKLGPTLPAFLSPNVANVLVEKFGINPISTVEEDMEQFLG is encoded by the coding sequence ATGTTTTGTCACCAATGTCAAGAGGCTGCCAAAGGTACTGGCTGTGATGTAGCTGGCGTTTGTGGTAAGTCAAGCGAAGTTTCAAACCTGCAAGATTTACTAATCCACGTGCTTAAAGGTGTAGCTGAATACAATCAGCAAGCTAGGAAAGCAGGCCTAAACCGTCCAGAAACAGACAGAATAGTAATGGATTCTCTATTTACTACAATTACAAATGCTAACTTCGACGATGAGTCAATCTCTAAAAGAATCGAAAAAGTTATCACGGAAAGAGACGCTATCAAAGAAACTCTACAAAAAGAAGGTAAGCTAGAAGACAAAAACTACAAAGATTTTGCTACATGGATTGGCAGTAGAAGTGAATTTGCACAAAAAGCTGCTCAACCAGAAGTAGGTATTCTAGCTACAGAAAACGAAGACGTAAGAAGCTTAAGATCTCTAATTTTATTTGGTCTTAAAGGTATGGCGGCATACGCTGAGCATGCTGACAATCTAGGTCATCGCAGCGAAGAAATTTCTGCATTCATAGAAAAAGCACTAGTAGCAATTGAAGATGAAACTCTAAGCGCTGACGATTTAATAGCCCTAACTTTAGAAACCGGTAAATACGGTGTAGACGTAATGGCACTACTAGATCAAGCTAACACCTCTAAATATGGTAACCCAGAAATCACAGAGGTTAACATCGGTGTTCGCAATAACCCTGCTATCCTAGTAAGTGGTCACGACCTTAAAGATTTTGAAGAACTTCTAGAGCAAACAGAAGGTACAGGAGTAGACGTATATACTCACTCCGAGATGCTACCTGCTAACTACTACCCAGCATTTAAAAAGTATGATCACTTTGTTGGTAACTACGGAAATGCATGGTGGAAGCAAAAGGAAGAATTCAAAAGCTTCAACGGACCAGTGCTATTTACAACAAACTGTATAGTACCTCCATCTGCAGACTATGCTGACAGAATCTACACTACAGGTGCTACTGGCTACCCAGGATTTAAGCACTTTGAAGATCGTAAAGATGGTAAAACTAAAGACTTCACAGAAATCATCGAGCACGCTAAAAGACTACCAGCTCCAACAGAAATCGAAAACGGTAAAATCGTAGGTGGGTTTGCTCATAACCAAGTTATGCAGCTAGCTGACAAAGTTGTAGACGCTGTAAAATCAGGAGCAATCAAGCAATTCTTTGTAATGGCTGGTTGTGATGGAAGAATGAAAAGCAGAAACTACTACACAGACTTTGCCAAAGAGCTTCCACAAGACACAGTAATCTTAACTGCTGGTTGTGCAAAATACAAATACAACAAGCTAGACCTAGGCGACATCGGCGGCATTCCAAGAGTACTAGATGCTGGTCAATGTAACGACTCTTACTCACTAGCAGTAATCGCCCTAAAACTTAAAGAAGTATTCGAACTAAATGACATCAACGACCTACCAATTTCCTACAACATCGCCTGGTACGAGCAAAAAGCAGTAATCGTACTACTAGCTCTTCTACACCTAGGCGTGAAAAACATCAAACTAGGGCCAACACTACCAGCATTTTTATCACCAAATGTAGCAAACGTTCTAGTAGAGAAATTCGGTATCAATCCTATTTCGACTGTTGAAGAAGATATGGAGCAATTCCTAGGCTAA
- a CDS encoding IS481 family transposase, whose amino-acid sequence MPWEEKSKVDQREEFVNRALTEKISFTDLCAEYGISRNTGYKWKHRYEQYGLQGLRDLSKRPKESPQKLSEDCIIKILNIKHAHPSWGARKIQKIFEKNYPFESVPSESSIKRIFEKAGLVKKRRVKRADTNQDALRQLIQPEKPNDVWSVDFKGWWYSTDNKKCDPLTIRDDDSRYLLATRLLQRQATEPVKEVFEEVFKKYGLPKTIRSDNGTPFAHRGSLLGLTRLSAWWMSLGIIPDRTEVAKPQQNGGHERMHRDLKAEVQKINNSTYSHNQKIVEEWRREFNHVRPHEALDYQTPSDRYTPSEIKYNGNVDEIIYPVSFERRKVNSNGAVKIKSIEITLSYALYGYHVGLSQKDEHNRLNVWFNRFLLGEIDLQTYKFYTIQNEENNKKC is encoded by the coding sequence ATGCCATGGGAGGAGAAAAGTAAAGTGGATCAAAGAGAAGAGTTTGTTAACCGTGCACTAACCGAAAAAATATCTTTTACAGACCTATGTGCTGAATATGGCATAAGTAGAAATACAGGTTACAAGTGGAAACACAGGTATGAACAATATGGGCTTCAAGGATTAAGGGACCTAAGTAAAAGGCCCAAGGAGAGCCCCCAAAAGTTATCAGAAGACTGCATTATAAAAATACTAAATATTAAACATGCTCACCCCTCCTGGGGAGCCCGTAAGATACAAAAGATTTTCGAAAAAAATTATCCTTTTGAAAGCGTACCTTCTGAAAGTAGCATAAAAAGAATTTTTGAAAAAGCTGGGTTAGTTAAAAAAAGAAGAGTTAAAAGAGCTGATACTAACCAAGATGCGCTTAGGCAGCTTATCCAGCCTGAAAAACCTAACGATGTTTGGTCGGTCGACTTTAAAGGTTGGTGGTACTCCACTGATAACAAAAAATGTGACCCCTTAACTATCAGAGACGACGATAGTAGATACCTTCTTGCGACACGATTATTGCAAAGACAAGCCACAGAACCTGTAAAAGAAGTGTTTGAAGAGGTATTTAAAAAGTATGGCCTTCCAAAAACCATTAGAAGTGATAACGGCACACCTTTTGCGCATAGAGGGAGTTTATTAGGACTAACTAGGTTATCAGCTTGGTGGATGTCACTGGGAATTATTCCAGATAGGACAGAAGTTGCCAAGCCTCAGCAAAATGGCGGTCACGAAAGAATGCACAGAGATCTAAAAGCTGAGGTCCAAAAAATTAATAACAGTACTTATTCCCACAACCAAAAGATAGTTGAAGAATGGAGAAGAGAGTTTAATCATGTAAGGCCTCATGAGGCACTAGACTATCAAACGCCAAGTGATAGGTACACGCCATCTGAAATTAAATATAATGGCAATGTGGATGAGATTATTTATCCGGTCAGTTTTGAGCGAAGGAAGGTAAATTCAAACGGTGCAGTGAAAATCAAATCCATAGAAATAACATTAAGTTATGCGTTATATGGCTATCACGTTGGCTTGAGTCAAAAAGATGAACATAACAGACTAAATGTTTGGTTTAACAGATTTTTATTAGGTGAAATTGACTTGCAAACCTATAAGTTTTACACTATTCAAAATGAAGAAAATAACAAGAAGTGTTAA
- a CDS encoding GIY-YIG nuclease family protein, whose translation MYYVYMATNWNNRVLYTGVTNNLERRIYEHKNKLAKGFTQKYNVNKLVYYESTSDANSAIAREKEIKNWTRQKKNELIASVNPKWKDLSSLRGGK comes from the coding sequence ATGTATTATGTTTACATGGCTACTAATTGGAATAATAGAGTCTTGTACACAGGTGTCACTAACAATTTAGAGCGTCGTATTTATGAGCATAAAAATAAATTGGCAAAAGGCTTTACACAAAAGTACAATGTGAATAAGTTAGTTTATTATGAATCTACTTCCGATGCTAATTCTGCTATAGCAAGGGAAAAAGAAATTAAAAACTGGACACGACAAAAGAAAAATGAACTAATTGCAAGTGTAAACCCTAAGTGGAAGGATTTAAGTAGTTTGAGAGGTGGGAAGTAA
- a CDS encoding ABC transporter permease subunit has translation MGSYITFELKRKLKDPKTWFLMLIIFVISFQMIGEYRADDARRPYRFINMRNVPEIHLDTYSQFDWDIPDAAIDSLHTWMKTYDQAQAAYLAEDYNEYTRLYSFAELLLARYSPPWEDDPRSEWWDKEIKKVWDDVSGGISYEEIEFYNPNRSSASYTFLISGQLYHHLHINDIEPIGRYHVDSMTFLYHYFREIVPMLLAFVIVILVFDSVNDQWKNGNLKLILTQPFSRKKYLLSKLTISILHVLFVLLIPALVISLFLGLSDGFENFKYPVTYLEGGFTSADPLPNYLERDAERMGNYQALGISGYSLIRGNISERLTLMPLYQFLLLALALLVLCTVFYVALNIFISSVTKNKIIGFSVAAVISIAGIGISQRWIVDEKLNLSPFTMNNPVNILNGNYNTTPLLAIIVLVTATALLILGNIWYFKKKDL, from the coding sequence ATGGGAAGTTATATAACATTTGAACTAAAGAGAAAGCTTAAAGACCCTAAGACATGGTTTTTAATGCTAATAATTTTTGTTATATCTTTCCAAATGATTGGAGAATACAGAGCTGATGATGCAAGGAGACCCTATAGATTTATCAATATGCGCAATGTTCCTGAAATACACCTTGATACCTATAGTCAATTTGACTGGGATATTCCGGACGCAGCTATTGATTCTTTGCATACATGGATGAAAACATACGATCAAGCTCAAGCAGCATATTTAGCAGAGGATTATAATGAATATACCCGCCTTTACTCTTTTGCTGAGTTACTTTTAGCCAGATACAGCCCACCATGGGAAGATGATCCTAGATCTGAGTGGTGGGACAAAGAAATTAAAAAAGTATGGGATGACGTAAGCGGAGGTATATCATATGAAGAAATTGAGTTTTATAATCCAAATAGAAGCTCAGCAAGTTATACCTTTCTAATAAGTGGGCAGTTATATCATCACTTGCATATAAATGATATTGAACCTATCGGCAGATATCATGTGGACAGCATGACCTTTTTGTACCACTATTTTAGGGAAATTGTACCGATGCTTTTAGCTTTTGTCATAGTTATTTTAGTATTTGATAGCGTAAACGACCAGTGGAAAAATGGAAACTTAAAACTGATACTTACCCAACCTTTTTCCAGAAAAAAATATCTATTATCTAAACTGACTATCAGTATTTTGCATGTGCTTTTTGTTTTGCTGATACCAGCTCTAGTAATCTCTTTATTTTTGGGGTTATCAGATGGATTTGAAAACTTCAAATACCCGGTAACTTATTTAGAAGGTGGATTTACCTCTGCCGACCCATTACCAAACTATTTAGAAAGAGATGCTGAGAGAATGGGTAATTACCAAGCGTTGGGGATAAGTGGATATTCATTAATACGTGGTAACATTAGCGAAAGGCTAACCTTGATGCCGCTGTATCAGTTTTTGCTTTTGGCTCTAGCTTTGCTAGTGCTGTGCACAGTGTTTTATGTGGCCCTAAATATTTTTATATCCTCTGTAACCAAAAACAAAATAATCGGCTTTAGTGTCGCCGCAGTAATTAGTATCGCTGGAATAGGTATAAGTCAAAGATGGATAGTCGACGAAAAGCTAAACCTAAGTCCTTTTACCATGAACAACCCAGTAAACATCTTAAACGGAAACTACAACACAACTCCACTACTGGCTATCATAGTGCTGGTCACCGCAACAGCCCTGCTTATTTTAGGTAACATATGGTATTTTAAAAAGAAAGATTTATAG
- a CDS encoding ABC transporter permease subunit — translation MKSYIKFELKRKLKDPKTWFLMAIIFIISFQMIGEYRADDARRPYRYVCFRDFPELLLDSYSQQDTNVPDDILIDSLHIWMETYDQAQAAYVAENYNEYTRLYSFAELLMSRYSHPREDDPRSEWWDQEIKKVWDEVSGGLAYEEIELYNSTNSSSLYGFLINGQLYHHLHINDIEPIGRYHMDSMTFLYHYFREILPILLVFVVVILVFDSINDQWKSGNLKLILTQPFSRKKYLLSKLTTSILHVLFVLLIPALVISLFLGLSDGFENFKYPVTYLEGGFTSADPLPNYLERDAERMGNYQALGISGYSIIRGDISERLTLMPLYQFLLLALALLVLCTVFYVALNILISSVTKNKIIGFSAAAVISIIGIAVSQRWIVDEKLNLSPFTMNNPVNILNGNYNTTPLLAIIVLVTATAMLILGNIWYFKKKDL, via the coding sequence ATGAAGAGTTATATAAAATTTGAACTAAAGAGAAAGCTTAAAGACCCTAAGACATGGTTTTTAATGGCCATAATCTTTATCATATCCTTCCAAATGATTGGAGAATACAGAGCTGATGATGCGAGGAGACCTTACCGATATGTTTGTTTCAGAGATTTTCCTGAACTACTTCTTGATAGTTATAGTCAACAAGATACCAATGTACCCGACGATATACTTATAGATTCTTTGCATATATGGATGGAGACCTATGATCAAGCACAAGCAGCATATGTAGCAGAGAATTATAATGAATACACCCGCCTTTATTCTTTTGCTGAGTTACTTATGTCTAGATACAGTCACCCACGGGAAGATGACCCTAGGTCTGAATGGTGGGACCAAGAAATTAAGAAAGTATGGGATGAGGTAAGTGGCGGTTTAGCATATGAAGAGATTGAGCTTTATAATTCTACTAATAGTTCATCACTTTACGGCTTTTTGATAAATGGACAGTTATACCATCATTTGCATATAAATGACATTGAACCTATCGGCAGATATCATATGGACAGCATGACTTTCTTGTATCACTATTTTAGAGAAATTCTGCCGATACTTCTAGTCTTTGTTGTTGTTATTTTAGTATTTGATAGCATCAACGACCAGTGGAAAAGTGGAAATTTAAAACTGATACTAACCCAACCTTTTTCCAGAAAAAAATATCTATTATCTAAACTGACTACCAGTATTTTGCATGTGCTTTTTGTTTTGCTGATACCGGCTCTAGTAATCTCTTTGTTTTTGGGGTTATCAGATGGATTTGAAAACTTTAAATACCCGGTGACCTATTTAGAAGGTGGATTTACCTCTGCCGACCCATTACCAAACTATTTAGAAAGAGATGCTGAGAGAATGGGTAATTACCAAGCTTTGGGGATAAGTGGATATTCGATAATACGTGGTGACATTAGCGAAAGGCTAACCTTGATGCCGCTGTATCAGTTTTTGCTTTTGGCCTTAGCTTTGCTAGTGCTGTGCACAGTGTTTTATGTAGCCCTAAATATACTCATATCCTCTGTCACCAAAAACAAAATAATCGGCTTTAGCGCTGCCGCCGTTATCAGCATTATAGGGATCGCGGTAAGCCAAAGGTGGATAGTTGATGAGAAGCTAAACCTAAGTCCTTTTACCATGAATAACCCAGTAAACATCTTAAACGGAAACTACAACACAACTCCCCTACTAGCTATCATAGTGCTGGTTACCGCTACAGCCATGCTTATTTTAGGTAACATATGGTATTTTAAAAAGAAAGATTTATAA
- a CDS encoding ABC transporter ATP-binding protein, whose translation MNKNVVVVVEKLNKSYGKRHILKDVSFEVNKNEIVGFIGPNGAGKSTTMKCLCNLVIPESGHIEICGVDVQKEKEKALAQQASLIESPGLYQDMTGRQNIHLIAKMRNISKTRVEEIEEFTQLGQKLDIKVSQYSMGMKQRLGLAIALLSKPKFLILDEPTNGLDPGGIIGLRNTLEQLIEKEDISILFSSHQLGEVEKLADRIICINNGKIIETPKAIEERFSYILQLSSVEKAKPFVESVADPEKVEYISDSVKIAFKDQDSLSELLCKLIKNDILVLDIHRAEMDIESVYKEVYGEEND comes from the coding sequence ATGAATAAAAACGTTGTGGTAGTTGTGGAAAAGCTAAACAAAAGCTACGGCAAAAGGCATATCCTAAAGGATGTGTCCTTTGAGGTAAACAAAAATGAAATAGTTGGCTTTATAGGGCCAAACGGTGCAGGAAAATCTACAACCATGAAATGCCTTTGTAACCTGGTAATACCAGAAAGTGGACATATAGAAATATGTGGCGTTGACGTACAAAAAGAAAAAGAAAAGGCCTTGGCACAACAAGCATCGCTAATTGAAAGCCCCGGTCTTTACCAAGACATGACTGGTAGGCAAAATATTCATTTAATAGCAAAAATGAGAAATATATCAAAAACAAGAGTGGAAGAAATTGAAGAATTTACTCAATTAGGGCAAAAGCTGGACATTAAGGTATCGCAATATTCCATGGGAATGAAGCAAAGATTAGGGTTAGCAATAGCCCTTTTGAGCAAGCCTAAATTTCTCATTTTAGATGAGCCAACAAATGGTTTAGACCCAGGTGGCATAATAGGCTTAAGAAACACATTAGAGCAGCTAATAGAAAAAGAAGACATCTCGATACTGTTTTCCTCCCATCAGTTAGGTGAGGTAGAAAAGCTAGCCGATAGAATTATCTGTATAAACAACGGAAAAATCATAGAAACCCCTAAAGCTATTGAAGAACGGTTTAGCTATATATTACAGCTTTCATCTGTGGAAAAAGCCAAGCCCTTTGTAGAATCTGTAGCTGACCCTGAAAAGGTAGAGTATATATCCGACAGCGTAAAAATTGCCTTCAAAGACCAAGATTCTTTATCAGAGCTGCTATGTAAACTAATAAAAAATGACATTTTGGTGCTAGACATACACAGAGCAGAAATGGATATAGAGTCAGTTTATAAAGAGGTATATGGTGAAGAAAATGATTAA
- a CDS encoding ABC transporter permease yields the protein MKKMIKLILSEWTKFRGNNKNKIIVAIIIAYLLGLVIYNGNLHDSYMYDKERDMGDQAREATGRLQVLDMLEEMGLEGVDPENPGSVEIEQDELESIEVDSEELDLLEIDLEEVEFLITEASTSTQLESYYRSPGVMSWQRVLEIQNQKYHNLIFAAENNYMDNDVLRYRNQLPEQLKENIAINEYMLENNIEPQQSPYQVNGFQFLLFILRGYTPLILLALIAILAVDIYLGEIEEGSYKTYFTQPFSRAKIYWSKLISIMIFTTAILGVLILTFFIVITAIYGIGDLDYPQAIATSEMLTSLSSNGERLGQYQIVSTGRYLALGYSLFVVMLIMTIASTKAISIFINSTSSTLGLVTGVFMLNFVFDSTLSNASIFRFIQPLAYSNIDLVIRGQVNASYVVGILLALTVTIVMIILSAIKLIKSDLLGSEG from the coding sequence GTGAAGAAAATGATTAAACTAATCCTAAGCGAATGGACAAAATTTAGGGGAAACAACAAGAACAAAATAATAGTTGCAATAATTATAGCTTACTTGTTAGGGTTAGTAATATACAACGGAAACTTACATGACAGCTATATGTATGATAAAGAAAGAGATATGGGAGATCAAGCACGTGAAGCAACGGGAAGGCTACAGGTCTTAGACATGTTAGAGGAGATGGGTCTTGAAGGTGTTGATCCTGAAAATCCAGGTTCTGTGGAAATAGAGCAAGATGAATTAGAATCTATCGAAGTAGATTCAGAAGAACTTGACTTGTTAGAGATTGATTTAGAAGAAGTAGAGTTCTTAATAACGGAAGCGTCCACATCAACTCAGTTAGAGAGTTATTATCGTAGTCCTGGTGTAATGTCATGGCAAAGAGTGTTAGAGATTCAAAACCAAAAATATCATAACTTAATTTTTGCTGCGGAAAATAACTATATGGATAATGATGTTTTGAGATATAGAAATCAGCTGCCGGAGCAGCTTAAAGAAAATATAGCGATAAATGAATATATGTTGGAAAATAACATAGAACCTCAACAATCACCATATCAGGTGAATGGTTTTCAGTTTTTGCTTTTTATCCTAAGAGGGTACACACCATTGATATTACTAGCATTGATAGCTATTTTAGCGGTGGATATCTATTTAGGAGAAATAGAAGAGGGAAGCTACAAAACATACTTTACCCAGCCCTTTTCCCGAGCCAAAATCTATTGGTCAAAGCTAATAAGCATAATGATATTTACAACGGCGATATTAGGAGTTTTAATACTAACATTTTTCATAGTAATAACAGCTATATATGGAATAGGAGACCTAGATTATCCACAGGCGATAGCTACATCAGAAATGCTAACATCACTAAGCAGCAACGGAGAAAGATTAGGGCAATATCAAATAGTGTCCACTGGACGATATCTAGCGTTAGGATATTCGTTATTTGTGGTAATGCTGATCATGACCATAGCATCAACAAAAGCAATCTCGATTTTTATCAATTCAACTTCCTCAACACTAGGTCTAGTAACAGGGGTGTTTATGCTAAACTTTGTGTTCGACTCCACTTTATCAAATGCATCTATCTTTAGATTTATTCAGCCCCTTGCATACTCCAACATAGACCTAGTTATTAGAGGCCAAGTGAACGCATCCTATGTAGTTGGGATATTACTGGCACTAACGGTAACTATAGTGATGATAATTCTAAGCGCTATAAAACTTATCAAATCTGACTTGTTAGGGTCTGAAGGGTAG
- a CDS encoding ABC transporter permease, with translation MAELYKKLQRNGLLLFGFMYITLSLAVCIFSFYQLNQIELKMLTNELIESDAYVFTLDGEYDLDWREAEIAEPFTVFKGEGPFKGVFFKKDKYTPPIIEGRYFTEDDFYTGQKVAVVGKSVDQSLIETIEEQNYEIIGEMGASYTSRIDHLIFLNIDSLDSSFSNLYKLNANEPRKNTKHILFGDNQILTNEILLGEAGTLNFIGMDDYNYIITVVFYMLFVFFNILIIVAHFSKQVRNFDILWKVGIPVKASFYNEMRKCFLAGTAVYMFVGMISMVLASIVWKNNKEIMLHLSNIVTGYIVIFTIVIVTSSVLYFYTKTKIER, from the coding sequence TTGGCAGAACTGTATAAGAAACTACAAAGAAACGGCTTGTTACTTTTTGGTTTTATGTATATTACTTTAAGTTTGGCTGTGTGTATTTTTAGCTTTTATCAACTTAATCAAATAGAATTGAAGATGCTGACTAACGAGTTGATAGAGTCTGATGCTTATGTATTCACCCTTGATGGAGAATATGATTTAGATTGGAGAGAAGCAGAAATAGCTGAGCCGTTTACTGTTTTTAAAGGAGAAGGACCTTTTAAAGGCGTTTTTTTCAAAAAAGATAAATATACTCCACCCATAATCGAAGGAAGGTATTTTACTGAAGATGATTTTTACACTGGTCAAAAGGTAGCGGTTGTTGGGAAATCCGTTGACCAGAGTTTAATAGAAACTATCGAAGAACAAAATTATGAGATTATAGGGGAAATGGGTGCTTCTTATACCTCCAGAATCGATCACTTGATATTTTTAAATATTGACTCTTTGGACAGCTCTTTTTCAAACCTTTACAAACTTAATGCTAATGAACCCCGAAAAAATACAAAGCACATCCTTTTTGGAGACAACCAAATACTTACCAATGAAATTTTACTAGGGGAAGCTGGGACTTTAAACTTTATAGGGATGGACGACTATAATTATATAATTACCGTTGTATTTTATATGCTTTTTGTTTTCTTTAATATTTTAATAATAGTTGCTCATTTTTCAAAGCAAGTACGTAACTTCGATATTTTGTGGAAAGTGGGTATTCCTGTAAAAGCTTCTTTTTATAATGAAATGAGAAAGTGTTTTTTAGCAGGAACTGCTGTTTATATGTTTGTCGGAATGATTAGCATGGTTTTAGCATCAATAGTATGGAAAAACAACAAAGAAATTATGCTCCATTTATCCAATATAGTAACTGGTTACATTGTGATTTTTACTATTGTAATAGTAACGTCAAGTGTCCTCTATTTTTATACAAAAACTAAAATAGAGAGGTGA
- a CDS encoding ABC transporter permease — MIVNEVRESLKRKKGFTFSIIFVVLVFALMASTLFITYVYMQERHASVQTYGDKNVYTLMDTLTGKEERQFFKDPESVSKLQHMYTYLNKQINETFISATDHPISIEFGDISDTDIFLQGYESGRPSEPVEKNGTKYNSVKAVKVNQQALETFPINNLTDGRLFDKADYENLDFGSIPVLLGAEYEDIFDIGDRIESTYLFYPFTLEVIGFIESNSFLSTRIEPETYVDRYIVLPAQKFGEPANEEQFNFLRRYYLHSINGAIYSSEDLAYIDGLIKQANDVTGFNNLMILGGMDSQLGAILETMGEQISALLFLTVTLFIICILMLVVLIWKKVQDNYKNIAIHLISGGTMNQIFSYIAGEILFIVSVPMIIVLFTVTLFVIGMQPIAILYGALITIIALFLMLLSLFIIYIKGKRLSISTILKRGD, encoded by the coding sequence ATGATAGTTAATGAAGTTAGAGAGAGTTTGAAAAGAAAAAAAGGGTTTACTTTTTCAATTATATTTGTTGTGTTGGTTTTTGCTTTGATGGCATCCACATTATTTATCACTTATGTATATATGCAAGAAAGGCATGCCAGTGTTCAGACTTATGGTGATAAAAATGTATATACATTAATGGACACATTAACTGGCAAAGAAGAACGACAATTTTTTAAGGATCCAGAAAGCGTTTCTAAACTTCAACATATGTACACTTATCTTAATAAACAAATAAATGAAACTTTTATTTCAGCTACTGATCATCCTATTTCCATCGAATTTGGAGACATATCAGACACAGATATTTTTTTACAAGGCTATGAATCGGGAAGACCCTCTGAACCAGTTGAAAAAAATGGTACAAAGTATAATAGCGTCAAAGCAGTAAAGGTTAATCAACAAGCATTAGAAACATTTCCCATAAACAATCTTACCGATGGAAGGCTGTTTGACAAAGCTGATTATGAGAATTTAGATTTTGGTTCAATTCCTGTTCTTTTAGGAGCAGAGTATGAAGATATTTTTGACATAGGAGACAGAATTGAATCGACTTATCTGTTTTATCCTTTTACTTTAGAGGTTATTGGGTTTATTGAATCAAACTCCTTTCTTTCTACTAGAATTGAACCAGAGACTTATGTAGACCGATACATAGTATTGCCGGCACAAAAATTTGGTGAACCAGCAAATGAAGAACAGTTTAATTTTCTTAGGAGATACTATCTGCACAGTATAAATGGAGCGATTTATAGCAGCGAAGACTTAGCATATATTGATGGGTTAATAAAACAGGCAAATGATGTTACCGGATTTAATAATTTAATGATACTAGGTGGGATGGACTCTCAGTTGGGTGCAATATTGGAAACCATGGGAGAGCAGATATCAGCGCTGCTATTTCTAACAGTAACTTTATTTATCATATGTATCTTAATGTTAGTGGTTTTAATATGGAAAAAAGTCCAAGATAATTACAAAAACATCGCCATACATCTGATTTCTGGGGGGACAATGAATCAAATATTTTCTTATATTGCTGGAGAAATTTTATTTATTGTCAGTGTACCAATGATAATTGTATTATTTACTGTGACCTTATTTGTTATAGGTATGCAACCAATTGCCATTTTATATGGTGCTTTAATAACTATCATAGCGCTCTTTCTTATGTTATTATCGCTTTTTATTATTTACATTAAAGGAAAGCGTTTATCTATCAGCACCATTTTAAAAAGGGGAGACTAA